A DNA window from Xiphias gladius isolate SHS-SW01 ecotype Sanya breed wild chromosome 3, ASM1685928v1, whole genome shotgun sequence contains the following coding sequences:
- the ubfd1 gene encoding ubiquitin domain-containing protein UBFD1 isoform X2, translating into MATQDGSEEVIMETEAKPKETEPLGEDAEKSEAETTSHTDAGNATTQDSSISNGDDADDKQERVDLKIIWNKNKYDLKIPVDSTGAKLKEKIHSLTGLPPAMQKVMYKGLLPEDKTLREIKITNGAKIMVVGSTINDVLAVNTPKEVIQQEVKAEENKKEPLCRQKQHRKVLDKGKPDDIMPAIKGAKERLPTVPLSGMYNKSGGKVRLTFKLEQDQLWIGTKERTEKVPMGSIKNVVSEPIEGQEDYHMMAFQLGPTEASQYWVYWVPAQFVDAIKDTVLGKWQYF; encoded by the exons GAAGTGAAGAAGTCATAATGGAAACTGAGGCAAAGCCAAAAGAAACTGAACCACTAGGTGAAGATGCTGAAAAAAGTGAGGCAGAAACTACGTCTCACACAGATGCAGGAAACGCCACAACTCAGGACTCTAGTATTAGCAATGGAGATGACGCAGATGATAAACAGGAGAGGGTGGACTTGAAGATTATCTGGAACAAGAATAAATATGATCTGAAAATTCCTGTTGATAGCACTGGAGCCAAACTAAAAGAGAAGATCCATTCACTCACTG GTCTTCCACCGGCAATGCAGAAAGTGATGTACAAAGGGTTGCTTCCAGAAGACAAGACGCTACGTGAAATAAAGATTACAAATGGTGCAAAAATAATGGTGGTAGGATCTACAATAAATGATGTATTAGCTGTGAATACACCGAAAGAGGTCATTCAGCAGGAAGTTAAAgctgaagaaaataagaaagagCCTTTATGCAGGCAAAAG CAACACAGGAAAGTTTTGGACAAAGGTAAACCAGATGACATAATGCCAGCTATTAAAGGAGCAAag GAACGATTACCTACAGTGCCTTTATCCGGAATGTATAACAAGTCCGGAGGAAAAGTTAGACTCACATTCAAACTGGAGCAGGATCAGTTGTGGATCGGAACAAAGG AGAGAACGGAGAAAGTCCCAATGGGCTCCATTAAAAATGTAGTGTCTGAACCCATTGAAGGCCAGGAGGACTATCACATGATG GCTTTTCAGTTGGGTCCAACAGAAGCCTCTCAATATTGGGTCTACTGGGTGCCTGCACAGTTTGTCGATGCAATCAAAGACACAGTCCTTGGAAAATGGCAGTATTTCTAA
- the ubfd1 gene encoding ubiquitin domain-containing protein UBFD1 isoform X3, with protein sequence METEAKPKETEPLGEDAEKSEAETTSHTDAGNATTQDSSISNGDDADDKQERVDLKIIWNKNKYDLKIPVDSTGAKLKEKIHSLTGLPPAMQKVMYKGLLPEDKTLREIKITNGAKIMVVGSTINDVLAVNTPKEVIQQEVKAEENKKEPLCRQKQHRKVLDKGKPDDIMPAIKGAKERLPTVPLSGMYNKSGGKVRLTFKLEQDQLWIGTKERTEKVPMGSIKNVVSEPIEGQEDYHMMAFQLGPTEASQYWVYWVPAQFVDAIKDTVLGKWQYF encoded by the exons ATGGAAACTGAGGCAAAGCCAAAAGAAACTGAACCACTAGGTGAAGATGCTGAAAAAAGTGAGGCAGAAACTACGTCTCACACAGATGCAGGAAACGCCACAACTCAGGACTCTAGTATTAGCAATGGAGATGACGCAGATGATAAACAGGAGAGGGTGGACTTGAAGATTATCTGGAACAAGAATAAATATGATCTGAAAATTCCTGTTGATAGCACTGGAGCCAAACTAAAAGAGAAGATCCATTCACTCACTG GTCTTCCACCGGCAATGCAGAAAGTGATGTACAAAGGGTTGCTTCCAGAAGACAAGACGCTACGTGAAATAAAGATTACAAATGGTGCAAAAATAATGGTGGTAGGATCTACAATAAATGATGTATTAGCTGTGAATACACCGAAAGAGGTCATTCAGCAGGAAGTTAAAgctgaagaaaataagaaagagCCTTTATGCAGGCAAAAG CAACACAGGAAAGTTTTGGACAAAGGTAAACCAGATGACATAATGCCAGCTATTAAAGGAGCAAag GAACGATTACCTACAGTGCCTTTATCCGGAATGTATAACAAGTCCGGAGGAAAAGTTAGACTCACATTCAAACTGGAGCAGGATCAGTTGTGGATCGGAACAAAGG AGAGAACGGAGAAAGTCCCAATGGGCTCCATTAAAAATGTAGTGTCTGAACCCATTGAAGGCCAGGAGGACTATCACATGATG GCTTTTCAGTTGGGTCCAACAGAAGCCTCTCAATATTGGGTCTACTGGGTGCCTGCACAGTTTGTCGATGCAATCAAAGACACAGTCCTTGGAAAATGGCAGTATTTCTAA